A window of Phycisphaerae bacterium genomic DNA:
GCTCACGAACCACTGATCGGAAAGATAAGGCTCAATTATATCGCCGCTGCGGTCAGAATGGCCGACTTCGTGCTCGTGCGGCTCGACTTTTTCGAGCAGACCCTGAGCCTTTAAGTCCTCGACGATAACTTTTCGAGCCTTGAATCTGTCGAGGCCGGCATATTTTCCGCCGTTTTCGTTTATGTTGCCGTCAGGCGTCAATATGTTTATCATTTCAAGCTTGTTTCGCTGTCCGATTTCGTAGTCGTTCGGGTCGTGGGCGGGGGTTACCTTCAAAAAGCCTGTGCCTTCGCCGAGCTTGACGTAATCGTCAGCGATAACAGGAATCTGCCTGTCGGTGAGCGGCAGATGTACCATTTTGCCGACGAATTGCTTTGCCCGTTTATCCTTCGGATTTACCGCAACGGCTGTATCGCCGAGCATCGTTTCCGGCCGGGTTGTCGCAACCGTTACGAAACCGCCTCCATCGACAAGCGGATAATGTATATACCAGAAATTTCCCTGAATTGTTTTGTGAACTACTTCATCGTCTGAAACAGCCGTTTGCAGAACAGCGTCCCAGTTGACGAGTCTTTTGCCGCGGTAAATCAATCCTTTTTTAAAGAGATTTACGAAAGTGTGCCGAACGGCCTTTGCGCACATATCGTCAAGCGTAAAGCGTGTTCTTTCCCAGTCGCAGCTTGCTCCGATTCTTTTTAATTGTTCGAGTATTTTATTGCCGTATTGTTTTTTCCATTCCCAAATCATTTCGACGAGTTTTTCGCGTCCGATATCGTGGCGTGTCCGGCCTGTTTGGGCCTTGAGATTTTTTTCAACGACCGATTGCGTCGCGATACCGGCGTGGTCAGTGCCGGGCAGCCAGAGGGTATTGAAGCCCTGCATACGTTTGAAACGAATAAGGACGTCCTGAAGCGTGTTGTCGATTGCGTGGCCGAGGTGCAGAGCGCCGGTAACATTCGGCGGGGGGATTACGATTGTATAAGCGAGCCCTTTCCTGCCGCCTTTGGCCGGCGGCTCGGTATGAAAGTAATTGCCTTTCTCCCAAATTTGCTCGGAGAGACGTTCGATTTGATTCGGTTCATATATCTTTGATAATTCTTCTGCCATAACTATAGTCCAATTGTGTATTTATACCATTTAGCCGTAAAGATTTAAAAGGGTGATTCTAACAAAAAAGGATTATTTCCGCTAATTATTTTTTGGGTTAGTTTTTAAGGTTTGACGGTACGAAACCAGTATATTACAATTTTCAGATGTTTTAAATCCCTATAGTGCAAAGGAGAGAAATGGGTTATGAATGCAACTTACAAGATTTACACTAATCTTTTATTAATACTGGTCTGTTTTTTTTCTTTTTCAGCGTTTACCTTTGCGGAAGGGCCGGCACGGATTCATCCTTCAGGCAGCAAAGAGAAAATTTGTCTTTCGATGCGTGTTTTGTCGATTGAGGCCGAAAAAAAACCGTTGAGCGATAAGGTTATGAAACTTGCCGGTATAGGCTGGCTGGAAGGATTCGTGATTGACTCGAATAATCACGACATAATTCTCATCGGGCGGTCTGTCCCGAATTGGCCGGCACTTCGTTTGGACGATTTAGCTGTCAGCATACGGAATATATGGCAGAGAGACTCTTATCCTTATTGTTCGCTGGATCCCCGTCCGCAGGATATAATGAATCTCAACCATCTTGCTTCCGGCTCGGGGGCTATAACAAGCGTAGAGCAAATGCACGAATTTTTTAAAAAGCTTCAGGATGCCTGGGGGCCTCAAACTGTTGTCGTTGGCGGCGTTCCCCGGAATTCCCGCCATGCGCATATAATGATTGATGCCGATTATCATATGAAAAAACTTTCGCAGGGCCTGATTGAGATTCCTCCAATTAGTTCCTGTCTTGATATTGTAATTGATGATGCCAAAAAAGGTATACATAGTACAGGGCAGGTTCCTGCTCTCGGTATGTCCATGTCGCGATTTTGGTTTCATATCGGCAACGATGAGCCTGCCTATCAGCAGGCCGATGAAATAGTATGTCTGGAGAAATGTTCGGTTGTGGTTTTAACCGAGAAGCAAAGAATGGCCGCCGATGGAACGTTAAGCGACGATTATAATCAGGACGACCTGCAGGCGGGTATTTTCGCTCAGCAGTTGTCCGAGAATTTTCAGCAGGCGGCTATGCAGGTGCCGGAATACGCCGATTTGGAGAATATTTTCAGGCTTAATGCGATTCTTCAGGCTATGCGATTTTATGATGCCGCTGGCCGGGCGAATCTCAATCTTCGTTTTTATCTGAAGGAATACGTCTGTCAGGCGGATTATCCTATGCCGGA
This region includes:
- a CDS encoding DUF1598 domain-containing protein, with the translated sequence MNATYKIYTNLLLILVCFFSFSAFTFAEGPARIHPSGSKEKICLSMRVLSIEAEKKPLSDKVMKLAGIGWLEGFVIDSNNHDIILIGRSVPNWPALRLDDLAVSIRNIWQRDSYPYCSLDPRPQDIMNLNHLASGSGAITSVEQMHEFFKKLQDAWGPQTVVVGGVPRNSRHAHIMIDADYHMKKLSQGLIEIPPISSCLDIVIDDAKKGIHSTGQVPALGMSMSRFWFHIGNDEPAYQQADEIVCLEKCSVVVLTEKQRMAADGTLSDDYNQDDLQAGIFAQQLSENFQQAAMQVPEYADLENIFRLNAILQAMRFYDAAGRANLNLRFYLKEYVCQADYPMPDSLPGLANFKQVEEQFNQGAFVYQYVLFPMACGGVSMEINVSDKQFAKTDTAQLNQLRRTVLQTRPSPDTLFWHFKGLDGKKLRESR